One part of the Lotus japonicus ecotype B-129 chromosome 2, LjGifu_v1.2 genome encodes these proteins:
- the LOC130738650 gene encoding protein FAR-RED IMPAIRED RESPONSE 1-like, translating into MSSSSTNHRDPNSPATSLPPTQSGGSSGIEGNVDHEGEKEPVTGMTFSSEDEVTRYYMNYAQCKGFRVSKISSKNGDDGRKYFTLGCNHARKYVTHRKNVSKPNPIPKEQCKARLNACMCSDGTIIISRVVVEHNHELGPTTQRYYNRSKVLGTRMKRRLELNDQGGTNVRSTFQSLVVEANGFEKEDDTRWLQLGIGDSEAIQNYFVRMQKQDSRFFYLMDVDDRSRLRNIFWADARCRAAHEYFGQVITFDTTYITNKYHMPLVSFVGVNHHGQSVLLGCALLSSESTKTFIWLFATWLECMYGRAPNAIITNHNKAMKNAIELVFPNARRGLCLWHLMEKVPEKLGVHSSYESIKTLLHGVVYDSLSQSDFMERWGKMIEDYELQDNEWLKGIFDERHCWAPVYVRDSFWAGMLITQPSESLNSFFDGYVNSKTTLKQFFERYDNALRDQIERENMADFYSFNTVIACISHFGFEAQFQKAYTNAKFKELQVEVASMMYCNTCFERLEGLKSIFSVVENKKVCDKIEDVVFSVSFNEEDFELHCSCCLFEFTGILCRHVLCVLKLMGKTESVIPYYVLSHWRKDIKRRHTLVKCGFDHLAGHADLQRLDKVCDAFYEVASMGINTDDDLLKVMNWIKDLKIKLTCEETSPRMIEA; encoded by the exons ATGAGCTCCTCCTCCACGAACCACCGCGATCCCAACTCTCCGGCAACCTCTCTTCCTCCCACCCAAAG TGGTGGCAGTTCTGGTATTGAAGGGAATGTTGATCATGAAGGTGAGAAAGAACCTGTGACTGGGATGACATTTAGCTCTGAAGATGAGGTGACCAGGTATTACATGAATTATGCTCAATGTAAGGGGTTTCGAGTTTCTAAAATAAGTTCGAAAAATGGAGATGATGGGAGGAAGTATTTTACTCTTGGGTGTAATCATGCGAGGAAATATGTGACCCATCGGAAGAATGTTTCGAAGCCGAATCCTATTCCGAAAGAACAGTGTAAGGCTAGATTGAATGCGTGTATGTGTTCCGACGGTACGATTATTATTTCAAGAGTTGTTGTTGAGCATAATCATGAACTAGGTCCAACCACACAGCGATATTATAATCGCAGCAAGGTTTTGGGGACTCGTATGAAAAGGAGGTTAGAGCTTAATGATCAAGGTGGAACTAATGTAAGAAGCACCTTTCAATCATTAGTTGTTGAAGCGAATGGGTTTGAGAAAGAAGATGACACAAGATGGCTACAACTTGGGATAGGAGACTCTGAGGCAATTCAGAACTATTTTGTTAGAATGCAAAAGCAAGATAGtcgatttttttatttgatggaTGTGGATGATAGAAGTCGTTTACGAAATATATTCTGGGCCGATGCGAGATGTAGGGCTGCACATGAGTATTTTGGTCAAGTTATAACTTTTGACACTACATACATAACAAATAAATATCACATGCCTTTAGTTTCTTTTGTCGGAGTAAATCATCATGGTCAGTCCGTGTTGCTAGGTTGTGCTCTATTGTCAAGTGAGAGTACTAAGACTTTTATTTGGTTGTTTGCGACATGGTTGGAATGTATGTATGGACGTGCTCCAAATGCCATAATTACTAATCACAACAAAGCAATGAAAAATGCCATTGAGCTTGTCTTTCCAAATGCTCGTCGTGGATTGTGCTTGTGGCATTTAATGGAAAAGGTTCCAGAAAAGTTGGGTGTGCACTCTAGTTATGAGTCTATCAAAACATTGTTGCATGGCGTTGTGTATGATTCTTTGAGTCAAAGTGATTTCATGGAGAGGTGGGGAAAAATGATTGAAGATTATGAGTTACAAGATAATGAATGGTTGAAGGGGATATTTGATGAGCGGCATTGTTGGGCTCCTGTTTATGTGAGAGACTCATTTTGGGCTGGAATGTTAATAACACAACCAAGTGAAAGCTTGAACTCTTTTTTTGATGGGTATGTAAACTCAAAAACCACATTGAAGCAATTTTTTGAAAGGTATGACAATGCCTTGAGGGATCAAATTGAAAGAGAAAACATGGCTGATTTTTATTCATTTAATACAGTAATTGCTTGTATAAGTCATTTTGGCTTTGAGGCACAATTCCAAAAAGCATATACAAATGCAAAATTCAAGGAATTACAAGTAGAGGTTGCTTCTATGATGTATTGTAATACTTGCTTTGAGAGATTGGAGGGcttaaaatcaatattttctGTTGTAGAAAACAAGAAAGTATGTGACAAAATTGAAGATGTTGTGTTCAGTGTGTCATTCAATGAAGAAGACTTTGAATTGCATTGTTCATGTTGCTTATTTGAGTTTACAGGTATTTTATGTCGACATGTTCTTTGTGTGCTTAAGCTCATGGGTAAAACAGAGTCTGTGATACCTTATTATGTTTTGTCACATTGGAGAAAGGATATAAAGCGACGACATACACTTGTTAAATGTGGTTTTGATCATTTAGCTGGACATGCTGACTTGCAACGACTTGATAAAGTTTGTGATGCCTTTTATGAAGTTGCTTCTATGGGGATAAATACTGATGATGATTTGTTGAAGGTGATGAATTGGATAAAGGATTTGAAGATTAAGTTAACCTGTGAAGAAACATCTCCTAGGATGATCGAAGCATGA
- the LOC130738648 gene encoding NAC domain-containing protein 54 — MSPVGLPPGFRFHPTDEELVNYYLKRKINGQEIELDIIPEVDLYKCEPWELAEKSFLPSRDPEWYFFGPRDRKYPNGFRTNRATRAGYWKSTGKDRKVSCQSRPIGMKKTLVYYRGRAPQGIRTDWVMHEYRLDDKDCEDTTGLQDTYALCRVFKKNGICSDIDQEQGQFSMSLIESSQTIINECETMSPDIPGASTSSCLEEEDKDDSWMQFITEDAWYSSNNVSMAGGEELSNVTFTN, encoded by the exons ATGTCACCGGTTGGATTACCACCTGGTTTTAGGTTCCATCCAACAGATGAAGAGCTTGTCAACTACTATCTCAAGAGGAAGATCAATGGCCAAGAAATTGAGCTTGATATCATTCCTGAGGTTGATCTTTACAAATGTGAGCCTTGGGAATTAGCAG AGAAATCATTTTTGCCAAGTAGAGATCCAGAGTGGTACTTCTTTGGACCCAGGGATAGGAAATACCCAAATGGTTTCAGAACAAATAGAGCAACTAGAGCAGGGTACTGGAAGTCTACTGGGAAAGACAGAAAAGTTTCATGCCAAAGCAGACCAATTGGTATGAAGAAGACTCTGGTATACTACAGAGGTAGAGCTCCTCAAGGAATCAGAACTGACTGGGTAATGCATGAGTATCGCCTCGATGACAAAGACTGCGAGGACACCACCGGATTGCAG GATACTTATGCACTGTGTCGCGTGTTCAAGAAAAATGGAATCTGCTCTGATATTGATCAAGAACAAGGGCAATTTAGCATGTCGCTAATTGAGAGCTCCCAAACCATAATCAATGAGTGCGAAACCATGTCTCCGGACATACCGGGGGCGTCGACGTCTTCGTGCTTAGAAGAGGAAGACAAGGATGATTCATGGATGCAGTTCATTACAGAGGATGCATGGTATTCTTCTAATAATGTATCAATGGCTGGTGGTGAAGAACTCTCAAATGTTACATTTACAAACTAA
- the LOC130738649 gene encoding uncharacterized protein LOC130738649, which translates to MLSQPTRTYTSLVTQAKLLISNAMKMKLNTKNSSPAILYHYPCPDGVFAALAAHLFFKATSLSSPLFFPNTVYRPLRPDDLPLHEISDLYLLDFVGPPGFVQEIATKVPRVIVLDHHKTALESLGSESSLGENVIKVIDMERSGATIAFDYFKEKLLSPDDDDGVVVSQPSVLDEFERVRQLFKYIEDGDLWRWRLQKSKAFSSGLKDLNIEFNAQINPSVFDQLLSLDLDSVISQGVVSISHKQKLIDDCLSKSYEIALGNGAYGHCLAVDADTALSQLRSELGHQLATKSQKLKLRGIGAVVYKVPELENDQKLKISLRSVDNEDTTPISQEFGGGGHRNASSFMLMCEEFEQWKV; encoded by the exons ATGTTGTCACAACCCACCCGAACCTACACTTCGCTGGTTACACAAGCCAAACTGCTCATCTCCAATGCCATGAAGATGAAGCTGAACACGAAGAACAGTTCACCTGCTATTCTGTACCACTATCCTTGTCCCGATGGCGTTTTTGCTGCTCTCGCCGCACACCTCTTCTTCAAAGCCACTTCCTTATCCTCTCCTCTCTTCTTTCCCAACACTGTCTATCGCCCTCTCAG ACCTGATGATCTTCCCCTCCATGAAATAAGCGATCTTTACCTGTTAGATTTTGTGGGGCCCCCTGGATTTGTTCAGGAAATTGCCACCAAGGTCCCAAG AGTGATTGTTTTGGACCATCACAAAACTGCGCTTGAGAGTTTAGGTAGTGAGAGTTCACTTGGTGAGAATGTGATTAAGGTCATTGACATGGAGAGGAGTGGGGCTACTATTGCTTTTGACTACTTCAAAGAGAAGCTTTTGAgtcctgatgatgatgatggtgttgTGGTTAGCCAGCCTTCGGTGCTTGATGAATTTGAACGTGTCAGACAACTTTTTAAGTACATTGAAGATGGGGACCTTTGGAGGTGGAGGCTCCAGAAAAGCAAAGCTTTTAGCAGTGGTTTGAAGGATTTGAACATTGAATTCAATGCCCAGATAAACCCTTCTGTGTTTGACCAG TTGCTTTCATTGGACTTGGATTCTGTTATTAGTCAAGGCGTGGTAAGCATATCACacaaacaaaaattaattgatGATTGTCTTAGCAAGTCATATGAAATCGCCCTTGGAAATGGTGCATATGGTCATTGCCTG GCTGTTGATGCAGATACTGCTCTTTCACAGTTAAGGAGTGAATTGGGACATCAGTTAGCTACTAAAAGCCAGAAACTGAAGTTGAG GGGTATTGGAGCTGTTGTATATAAAGTTCCCGAGCTTGAAAATGATCAGAAGCTAAAAATAAGTCTAAGGAGTGTGGACAATGAAGATACAACGCCCATCTCTCAG GAATTTGGAGGTGGTGGACATCGAAACGCCAGCTCTTTCATGTTAATGTGTGAAGAATTTGAGCAATGGAAGGTGTGA